One part of the Anopheles coustani chromosome 2, idAnoCousDA_361_x.2, whole genome shotgun sequence genome encodes these proteins:
- the LOC131262604 gene encoding protein phtf yields the protein MRLDALVAWYQKKIGTYDKQQWEKTIEQKILAGINHLPLKNTKLKTELIDVDLVRGSTFPKAKSKLSILTVLYLAALRFLLLPVYARWWVQQTSPGVFMLLLTLYLLQMLNLGIYSYRARSIVANNDEEEGTCADQVDHIVTMSDFLIPLALSLLLSVIHSQIVATASNNNGSSLFSCERKLSQKCHSHGTSTTSQHATASATASNSMSTAGMAMSKKQREQRIRRKRRVRAHSETTQSSASKTPCEDRSKKAFASVGGSKSATSSPARTAPKKGACSTSSSTSSDAVERQPLQLNGESTAKTSSLRKMLDDPVGITVRDCGPPSNPGHSANSYQQRCPMVDVTITTTNSSSDHSPPNGRVSLPTTSDHAGSDEMLLVPVGLRRRNVNWDPAVPERARSDTSPSEAIVDDDGFESLNGKSSGGEDSVGNVFHADRRVYYRKMDVKGEWIDSSTAMEAQEQHRQSDSDTDTLKNTTSAGLGSPVGVSEDMVTPVEAPRVKELKRNASESDTANGSVRERQRRPKDSSKQQLAASDPARPSKDDGTRRSSGPDEKLGTSCSDTDDENEYDLHSPSPPHMHHHSPPPSLRHHPVGMRPSAPPSVLVAQHHLLHHLHRHSMQPLHTVHHPPHPHQHHFHHQPSVLTEGEECSYSSELDHSDTQNEHSDDDYELEDAPTIILNPACGANDRVSCTIWEAREAKKAEMSVLEISSAIIERVEAMPESCDYVYIGVVLSVFLSLVPAFCRLCEATVDSTNSTEVNFLDMPLILFEKASFSLLAIFRFAFGESEWERFVLVLGFFLRLVLTFLVFFLLAVAERTFKQRFLYAKLFSHLTSSRRAQKSAIPHFRLNKVRNIKTWLCVRSYLKRRGPQNSVDVIVSAAFIITLLLLAFLSVEWLKDSVHLHSQFNLEALAWSCAFGTFLLRFMTLGTKINKKYKSVSVLITEQINLYVQIEQKPNKKDELMISNNVLKLAADLLKELESPFKISGLSANPYLYTTVKVVILSALSGVLSEMLGFKLKLHKIKIK from the exons ATGCGCCTTGATGCGTTGGTCGCATGGTATCAGAAGAAGATCGGCACCTACGACAAGCAACAATGGGAGAAAACGATCGAGCAGAAAATACTGGCCGGCATCAACCATCTGCCGCTGAAGAACACCAAGCTCAAAACCGAACTGATCGATGTCGATCTGGTGCGCGGTTCCACCTTTCCGAAGGCTAAATCGAAGCTCTCCATCCTGACCGTGCTCTACCTGGCCGCGTTACGCTTTCTGCTACTTCCGGTGTACGCCCGCTGGTGGGTTCAGCAAACGTCCCCCGGGGTGTTTATGCTGCTGCTCACACTTTATCTCCTGCAAATGCTCAACCTCGGCATCTACAGCTACCGAGCACGATCGATCGTTGCGAACAATGACGAGGAGGAGGGTACGTGTGCCGACCAGGTCGATCACATAGTGACGATGTCGGACTTTTTAATTCCACTCGCCCTGAGCCTGCTTCTCAGCGTTATTCACTCACAGATCGTCGCGACGGCTTCAAACAACAACGGCTCGTCGCTTTTCTCCTGCGAGCGGAAGCTCTCGCAAAAGTGTCACTCGCATGGAACCTCCACAACGTCGCAACACGCAACCGCTTCGGCGACGGCAAGTAACTCGATGTCCACGGCCGGTATGGCGATGAGTAAGAAGCAACGGGAGCAGCGCATACGCCGGAAGCGACGGGTCCGCGCACACTCCGAGACGACACAATCGTCCGCATCCAAAACTCCCTGCGAGGATCGAAGCAAGAAAGCGTTCGCAAGTGTTGGTGGCTCCAAGTCGGCCACCAGCTCACCGGCACGGACGGCCCCGAAGAAGGGTGCGTGTAGCACGAGCAGCAGCACGAGCAGTGATGCCGTCGAAAGGCAACCACTTCAGCTGAACGGTGAGAGCACGGCGAAAACAAGTTCGTTGAGAAAAATGCTTGACGACCCGGTTGGCATAACGGTGCGGGATTGCGGACCACCGAGTAACCCCGGTCACTCGGCAAATAGCTACCAACAACGGTGTCCCATGGTAGATGTAACGATCACGACGACAAACAGTTCCAGTGATCATTCACCACCGAATGGACGCGTTTCGCTGCCGACAACGAGTGATCACGCGGGATCGGACGAGATGCTTCTTGTTCCGGTGGGGCTGCGTCGACGCAACGTTAACTGGGATCCGGCGGTACCGGAACGGGCCCGTTCCGATACGTCCCCTTCGGAGGCGATCGTTGATGACGACGGGTTTGAAAGTTTGAACGGGAAAAGCTCCGGCGGAGAGGATAGCGTGGGGAACGTTTTTCATGCCGATCGGCGGGTGTACTACCGGAAGATGGATGTTAAAGGTGAATGGATTGACAGCAGCACCGCGATGGAGGCCCAAGAGCAGCATCGCCAGTCGGACTCCGATACGGACACGTTGAAAAATACCACCTCTGCTGGTCTCGGCTCACCGGTTGGTGTTAGCGAGG ATATGGTAACCCCCGTAGAAGCACCACGAGTGAAAGAGTTGAAGCGTAACGCATCCGAATCGGACACCGCCAACGGGAGCGTTCGGGAACGGCAACGGCGACCAAAGGACTCAAGTAAGCAGCAACTGGCAGCGTCAGACCCGGCCCGCCCGTCCAAGGACGACGGTACGAGACGGTCGAGCGGTCCGGACGAAAAGCTAGGGACAAGCTGCAGCGACACGGACGACGAGAACGAGTACGATTTGCATTCGCCGTCGCCGCCACACATGCACCACCACTCACCGCCACCTTCGCTTCGCCATCATCCCGTCGGCATGCGCCCATCGGCGCCACCATCGGTACTCGTGGCGCAGCACCATTTGCTTCACCACCTTCATCGTCATTCCATGCAGCCGCTGCATACCGTGCATCATCCGCCTCATCCCCATCAGCACCACTTTCACCATCAACCCTCCGTACTGACCGAAG GTGAAGAATGTAGCTACAGCTCCGAGTTGGACCATTCCGATACGCAGAACGAGCACTCGGACGATGACTACGAGCTCGAGGATGCCCCAACGATCATACTGAATCCGGCCTGCGGTGCAAATGACCGTGTCAGCTGTACCATCTGGGAGGCGCGCGAGGCCAAAAAGGCGGAAATGTCTGTGCTGGAGATATCGTCCGCCATCATCGAACGTGTCGAAGCGATGCCCGAGTCGTGCGATTACGTCTACATCGGGGTGGTGCTTAGCGTGTTCCTGTCGCTGGTACCCGCCTTCTGTAGGCTGTGCGAAGCGACCGTCGATTCGACCAATTCGACCGAGGTGAACTTTCTCGACATGCCGCTGATACTGTTCGAGAAGGCATCCTTCTCGCTGCTGGCGATCTTCCGCTTCGCCTTCGGTGAAAGCGAATGGGAGCGGTTCGTCCTGGTGCTAGGTTTCTTCCTGCGGTTGGTGCTCACGTTTCTGGTGTTTTTCCTGCTGGCCGTGGCCGAGCGCACGTTCAAGCAGCGGTTCCTGTACGCGAAGCTATTCTCCCATCTGACCTCGTCCCGGCGGGCACAGAAGTCCGCCATTCCGCACTTTCGCCTCAACAAGGTGCGCAACATCAAGACGTGGCTGTGCGTACGATCGTACCTGAAACGGCGCGGTCCACAGAACTCGGTCGACGTAATTGTGTCGGCGGCTTTCATCATCacgttgctgctgttggcgTTCCTGAGCGTCGAGTGGCTGAAGGATTCAGTGCATTTGCACTCGCAGTTCAACCTGGAAGCGCTCGCCTGGTCCTGTGCGTTTGGTACGTTTCTGCTGCGCTTCATGACACTGGGGACGAAGATCAACAAAAAGTACAAGAGCGTGTCGGTGCTGATCACCGAGCAGATTAATCTCTATGTTCAG ATCGAGcaaaagccaaacaaaaaagatGAGCTAATGATATCGAATAATGTGCTTAAATTGGCGGCCGACCTCCTAAAG